From one Clostridiales bacterium genomic stretch:
- a CDS encoding metal-dependent transcriptional regulator codes for MEAIYNLRRLNSSVRVTDIAIELGIAKPSVNNAISLLKDKGFVNQEKYGLVELTQAGEKRAEYILAKHTNIKAFLIKVLGVDEVTAEVEACKIEHVISDDTVSRMKLLINKFEER; via the coding sequence TTGGAAGCGATCTATAACCTAAGAAGACTTAATTCAAGCGTAAGAGTGACCGATATCGCTATTGAGCTAGGCATAGCTAAACCAAGCGTCAATAACGCAATAAGCTTATTAAAGGATAAGGGGTTTGTCAACCAGGAAAAATACGGGCTTGTGGAATTGACTCAAGCGGGGGAAAAACGCGCCGAATATATCTTGGCTAAGCACACCAATATAAAAGCATTTTTGATAAAAGTTTTGGGCGTGGATGAAGTGACCGCCGAGGTTGAGGCTTGCAAGATAGAACATGTAATCAGCGACGATACTGTCTCTAGGATGAAGTTGTTAATAAATAAGTTTGAAGAAAGATAA
- a CDS encoding SDR family oxidoreductase: MRKNALITGASSGIGYEFAYLFAKDAYNLVLVARSQDKLTALKQDLENQFDINVTVITKDLSKPNSAQEVFDEVQSIGINIDVLVNNAGLGDFGEFAKSDISKINAIIELNINTLTKLTRLFLPQMIQQKSGKILNVGSLGGFQPGPLMAVYYASKAYVLSFSEAISRELKGAGVTVTALCPGPTKTNFDKAANMGMSGLFVNLQIADAKKVAEYGYKKMQKGKVIAVPGFYNKIATIGVRLLPRNIIRNMVYRIQKHRDK, translated from the coding sequence ATGAGAAAAAACGCTTTAATAACAGGCGCTAGCAGCGGGATAGGGTATGAGTTCGCGTATTTATTTGCCAAAGACGCGTATAATTTGGTTTTGGTCGCAAGAAGCCAAGACAAATTAACCGCCCTAAAACAGGATTTAGAAAATCAATTTGATATAAATGTGACGGTTATTACAAAGGATTTGTCAAAACCGAATTCCGCGCAAGAAGTGTTTGACGAGGTCCAAAGCATCGGCATCAATATAGATGTATTGGTGAATAATGCGGGGCTGGGGGATTTTGGCGAGTTTGCAAAATCCGATATTTCCAAAATTAACGCAATAATAGAACTTAATATCAATACTTTAACCAAGCTAACGCGCTTGTTTTTGCCCCAAATGATACAACAAAAAAGCGGCAAAATTTTAAATGTGGGCTCATTAGGCGGCTTTCAGCCCGGGCCTTTGATGGCGGTTTATTACGCTTCAAAAGCTTATGTTTTGTCGTTTTCTGAAGCCATATCTAGAGAATTAAAAGGAGCAGGCGTTACCGTTACGGCTTTATGCCCCGGACCCACAAAAACCAATTTTGATAAAGCGGCTAATATGGGAATGTCAGGGTTATTTGTTAATTTGCAAATCGCAGACGCCAAAAAGGTGGCTGAATATGGTTATAAAAAAATGCAAAAAGGCAAAGTAATAGCCGTGCCCGGATTTTATAATAAGATTGCGACCATAGGCGTAAGATTGCTTCCCAGAAATATTATTAGAAATATGGTATATAGAATTCAAAAACATAGAGATAAATAG
- a CDS encoding glycerol-3-phosphate acyltransferase, with protein sequence MTAGMILFLKIVLLSIFSYFLGGVHFAAIISKLKGVDIKNLGSGNPGTMNMLRNFGVKIAVLTLILDALKGALPALIGYFLLYDDEILGQVLQNAPFWLGYYLPNGSKIGFYIGGISVILGHMYPVLKRFKGGKGVASSVGIFLVANPIMTVIAFIAGFIYLYFGKYGSVASFIFLSITGITEIVLAIIFKDNLAVIILIASILALIIWAHRSNISRLFKGTESDINIRRQLQKKKEGKLL encoded by the coding sequence ATGACAGCCGGCATGATATTGTTTTTGAAAATAGTTTTGTTGTCCATTTTTTCATATTTTTTGGGCGGCGTTCATTTTGCCGCTATAATTTCCAAATTAAAGGGCGTAGATATAAAAAATTTGGGAAGCGGCAATCCCGGCACTATGAACATGCTAAGAAATTTTGGCGTGAAAATTGCCGTTTTGACGCTAATCTTGGATGCGTTAAAAGGCGCGTTGCCCGCCTTAATCGGTTATTTTTTGTTATATGACGATGAGATTTTGGGCCAAGTTTTGCAAAACGCGCCGTTTTGGCTAGGTTATTATCTTCCTAACGGCTCAAAAATTGGGTTTTATATCGGCGGAATTAGCGTTATTTTAGGCCATATGTATCCCGTTTTAAAGCGTTTTAAAGGCGGCAAAGGCGTAGCAAGCAGCGTCGGCATATTTTTGGTCGCCAATCCAATAATGACGGTTATAGCTTTTATCGCAGGCTTTATTTATCTTTATTTTGGCAAGTATGGCTCTGTGGCCTCGTTTATATTTTTATCTATCACGGGCATAACCGAGATTGTTTTGGCTATTATATTCAAAGATAATCTAGCGGTAATTATCTTAATCGCCAGCATATTGGCTTTGATAATTTGGGCGCATAGATCAAATATATCAAGGCTATTTAAAGGAACTGAAAGCGATATTAATATTAGACGGCAATTACAAAAAAAGAAAGAAGGCAAGCTGCTTTGA
- a CDS encoding ribosome biogenesis GTPase Der, with protein MKPTVAIVGKPNTGKSTFFNRVSGRRISIVQDVPGVTRDRILSEAEWSGHIFNLIDTGGLEPASEDQMQRHIKKQAELAIATADVIIFLTDLKQGLTASDYEIADLLRTVGKPVILAVNKLDVYDPELLYDFYSLGFADVFGISAEQGIGLGDLLDKVVSFFPKIEAEEQYKDYIKIAVVGKPNTGKSSLVNSIIGEERVIVSDIAGTTRDSIDTPVTINGVNYVIIDTAGLRRKRSVDCPVEAISAIQSIKAIERADIALIMIDSSGISITEQDIRIAGYVHDKGKPSIIVMNKWDLVDKDVYTVEKFKKELDEKLKFMSYYRAIFLSAKTGKRLNKLMEMIKEVYDNSQRRVSTGILNEIIGNAVATTPPPASSGRQLKIYYATQTKTAPPTFMLFVNDYKLMHFSYERYLENCLRSALDFSGTPISIQLKNKTRGD; from the coding sequence TTGAAACCCACAGTCGCCATTGTAGGCAAACCCAATACAGGAAAATCAACTTTTTTTAATCGGGTCAGCGGACGCAGAATTTCTATAGTTCAAGATGTTCCTGGCGTTACCAGGGATAGAATTTTGTCCGAAGCCGAATGGTCGGGCCATATTTTTAATCTTATAGACACCGGCGGACTGGAGCCCGCGTCGGAAGACCAAATGCAGCGCCATATAAAGAAACAGGCAGAGCTTGCTATCGCTACGGCTGATGTGATTATTTTTTTGACCGATTTAAAACAAGGCTTGACAGCGTCGGACTATGAGATTGCCGATTTGTTGCGGACAGTTGGCAAGCCCGTCATTTTGGCTGTTAATAAGTTGGATGTATATGACCCCGAATTATTATATGACTTTTATAGTTTGGGCTTTGCAGATGTTTTTGGCATAAGCGCCGAACAGGGAATAGGGCTTGGGGATTTATTGGACAAAGTTGTCAGCTTTTTTCCAAAAATTGAGGCCGAAGAACAATATAAAGATTATATTAAGATTGCGGTAGTCGGAAAGCCGAATACGGGAAAATCATCTTTGGTTAATAGCATCATAGGCGAAGAAAGGGTGATAGTAAGCGATATAGCGGGCACTACAAGAGATTCAATTGACACACCTGTGACAATTAATGGCGTAAATTATGTCATAATAGATACAGCGGGATTGAGAAGAAAAAGGTCGGTGGATTGCCCTGTGGAAGCTATAAGCGCTATTCAGTCCATAAAAGCCATAGAAAGAGCCGATATAGCGCTTATAATGATAGACAGCTCGGGAATTTCAATTACCGAACAAGACATAAGGATAGCGGGATATGTGCATGACAAAGGCAAGCCGTCAATAATAGTCATGAACAAATGGGACCTTGTGGATAAAGATGTTTACACGGTAGAAAAATTCAAAAAAGAGCTGGATGAAAAACTCAAATTTATGAGTTATTATCGCGCGATATTCTTATCGGCTAAAACGGGCAAAAGGTTAAATAAATTAATGGAAATGATAAAAGAAGTATATGATAACAGCCAGCGCAGGGTGTCCACAGGCATATTGAACGAAATTATAGGCAACGCTGTCGCCACAACCCCGCCGCCCGCAAGCTCGGGCAGACAATTAAAGATTTATTACGCGACGCAAACAAAAACAGCGCCGCCTACATTTATGTTGTTTGTAAACGACTATAAGTTGATGCATTTCTCATACGAAAGATATTTGGAAAACTGCTTAAGAAGCGCCTTAGATTTTTCAGGCACGCCAATTTCAATTCAACTAAAAAATAAAACAAGAGGGGATTAA
- a CDS encoding DUF1614 domain-containing protein, which produces MPDYFPIGLILLGIVLVLMLFGVTQRLFDKLKISTLWAVILVIAVGAGYFIPNIRVTNVFSFNIGGFLIPFIICLYMLFAMGWTSDMLRAWVSTIITAGVVLLLYWVLPTNTVAMQIVAAVVVGLVAGALSYLIGRSRRGAFFSSVMGIYIGETIRFLINYYGRGIDTTLGLGVGAMFDTIVIAALSAFLLAIAIGEIRERMITEARGRRRYSYEAGEFYEQDRYRGYQNTDSYADSHFNNMAESEHPEDYNDYFRDD; this is translated from the coding sequence ATGCCAGATTATTTTCCAATAGGATTGATATTATTAGGTATTGTTTTAGTTTTGATGCTATTCGGTGTCACACAACGCCTATTTGACAAATTAAAAATCTCAACCTTATGGGCGGTTATTTTGGTAATTGCCGTGGGCGCAGGATATTTTATACCAAACATAAGAGTAACAAATGTGTTCTCTTTTAATATCGGTGGATTCTTGATACCGTTTATTATTTGTTTGTATATGTTATTTGCAATGGGCTGGACATCAGATATGCTACGAGCCTGGGTTTCCACAATTATAACCGCAGGCGTTGTTCTTTTATTGTATTGGGTGCTCCCGACCAATACGGTTGCTATGCAAATAGTCGCGGCGGTCGTTGTGGGCTTAGTCGCGGGCGCTTTGAGCTATTTGATAGGCCGAAGCAGGCGCGGCGCCTTTTTCTCTTCTGTTATGGGTATTTATATAGGAGAGACTATAAGATTTTTGATAAATTATTACGGAAGAGGAATAGACACGACTTTAGGCCTTGGCGTCGGGGCTATGTTTGACACCATTGTTATTGCTGCGTTGTCAGCTTTCCTTTTGGCAATCGCGATAGGCGAAATTAGAGAGAGAATGATTACCGAGGCAAGAGGAAGACGGAGATACAGCTATGAAGCGGGCGAGTTTTATGAACAAGATAGATATAGAGGATATCAAAACACCGATTCATACGCTGATAGCCATTTTAACAATATGGCGGAAAGCGAGCATCCTGAAGACTATAACGATTATTTCAGGGATGATTAA
- a CDS encoding bifunctional phosphoribosyl-AMP cyclohydrolase/phosphoribosyl-ATP diphosphatase HisIE, translating into MKEDLIQKIKFDEKGLVPAIAQDAYTGAVLMQAYTNKQALELTLKTKKAHYFSRSRNAIWQKGETSGCFQEVVAVTLDCDYDSVLLKVIQKDNACHTGAYSCFFNTIQEFDRIFTSEIIYKDIACIKDRKINPKEGSYTTYLLENGTDKICKKIGEEAAEVIIAAKNSNNDELAEEIADLIYHTLVLMEDRGLDVQSVFKVLDERSKRSRSRVYPTKAK; encoded by the coding sequence ATGAAAGAAGATTTGATCCAAAAAATAAAGTTTGACGAAAAAGGCTTAGTCCCGGCTATAGCGCAAGACGCTTATACGGGCGCGGTTTTAATGCAGGCGTATACGAACAAACAAGCGCTAGAATTGACGCTTAAGACCAAAAAAGCGCATTATTTCTCGCGGTCCAGAAACGCAATTTGGCAAAAAGGAGAAACCAGCGGCTGTTTTCAAGAGGTTGTCGCGGTAACGCTAGATTGCGACTATGACAGTGTTTTATTAAAGGTTATTCAAAAAGACAACGCCTGCCATACGGGCGCATACTCGTGTTTTTTTAATACTATTCAAGAATTTGACCGCATTTTCACTTCCGAGATAATATATAAAGACATAGCATGCATAAAAGACCGCAAAATCAATCCCAAAGAAGGCTCATACACTACTTATCTTTTGGAAAACGGCACGGACAAAATCTGCAAAAAAATAGGCGAGGAAGCCGCCGAGGTGATAATAGCGGCTAAAAATTCAAATAATGATGAGTTGGCCGAGGAGATAGCCGACCTTATATATCATACGCTTGTTTTGATGGAAGACAGGGGTTTGGATGTCCAATCCGTGTTTAAAGTGCTAGACGAACGAAGCAAACGCAGCCGTTCGCGCGTCTATCCTACCAAAGCGAAATAA
- the hisF gene encoding imidazole glycerol phosphate synthase subunit HisF — protein MLTKRIIPCLDMHNGRVVKGINFENLTDAGDPIELAKYYSFENADEIAFLDISATTEGRKTMVDVIARAAEQVFIPIIVGGGIRELEDITALLNAGADKASINSAAFKNPDLIKQAASKFGSYRIVVAIDVKKNSQGGYDVYINGGKLNTGADAIEWAKKAVSLGAGELLITNIDTDGTKNGYDIELLKRITESVNVPVIASGGAGELEHFKQALTEGNCNAVLAASLFHYGILTINDVKKYLNKEGIPVRL, from the coding sequence ATGTTGACCAAAAGAATTATCCCTTGCCTTGATATGCACAACGGCAGGGTAGTAAAAGGCATTAATTTTGAAAACCTTACGGATGCCGGCGACCCTATAGAATTGGCCAAATATTATAGTTTTGAAAACGCCGATGAAATAGCGTTTTTGGACATCTCGGCGACAACGGAAGGGCGAAAAACTATGGTTGATGTCATAGCCCGCGCGGCCGAGCAAGTTTTTATCCCGATTATTGTAGGCGGCGGCATAAGGGAGCTAGAAGACATAACCGCGTTATTAAACGCGGGAGCAGATAAAGCAAGCATAAACTCCGCCGCGTTTAAAAATCCAGACTTAATTAAACAAGCTGCCTCAAAATTTGGCTCTTACCGAATTGTTGTGGCTATAGATGTCAAGAAAAACAGCCAAGGCGGATACGATGTTTATATAAACGGGGGAAAACTTAACACTGGCGCCGACGCGATAGAATGGGCAAAAAAGGCCGTAAGTTTGGGCGCGGGCGAGCTATTGATTACCAATATAGATACTGACGGCACAAAAAACGGATACGATATTGAACTTCTTAAGCGCATAACCGAATCGGTCAATGTTCCCGTTATCGCAAGCGGGGGCGCTGGCGAACTGGAGCATTTCAAACAGGCTTTGACCGAAGGAAATTGCAACGCGGTTTTGGCGGCATCGCTGTTTCATTATGGCATATTGACGATTAACGATGTCAAAAAATATCTAAACAAGGAAGGAATTCCCGTAAGATTATGA